From Staphylococcus sp. M0911, a single genomic window includes:
- the lpdA gene encoding dihydrolipoyl dehydrogenase: MVVGDFPIETDTIVIGAGPGGYVAAIRAAQLGQKVTIVEKGNLGGVCLNVGCIPSKALLHASHRFVEAQHSENLGVIAESVSLNYEKVQEFKSSVVNKLTGGVEGLLKGNKVEIVKGEAYFVDNNSLRVMDEKSAQTYNFKNAIIATGSRPIEIPNFEFGNRVIDSTGALNLQEVPGKLVVVGGGYIGSELGTAFANFGSEVTILEGAKDILGGFEKQMTQPVKKGMKEKGIEIVTEAMAKSAEETENGVKVTYEAKGEEQTIEADYVLVTVGRRPNTDELGLEELGLKFGERGLIEVDKQSRTSINNIYAIGDIVPGLPLAHKASYEAKVAAEAIDGQAAEVDYIGMPAVCFTEPELAQVGYTEAQAKEEGLSIKASKFPYAANGRALSLDDTNGFVKLITLKEDDTLIGAQVVGTGASDIISELGLAIESGMNAEDIALTVHAHPTLGEMSMEAAEKAIGYPIHTM, encoded by the coding sequence ATGGTAGTTGGAGATTTCCCAATTGAAACAGATACTATTGTAATCGGAGCAGGTCCTGGAGGTTATGTTGCAGCAATTCGTGCAGCGCAACTTGGACAAAAAGTAACAATCGTTGAGAAAGGTAATTTAGGTGGCGTTTGCTTAAACGTTGGTTGTATTCCTTCAAAAGCTTTATTACACGCATCTCATCGTTTTGTTGAAGCACAACATTCAGAAAACTTAGGGGTAATTGCTGAAAGTGTTTCTTTAAACTATGAAAAAGTTCAAGAGTTCAAATCATCAGTTGTTAATAAATTAACTGGTGGGGTTGAAGGATTATTAAAAGGTAATAAAGTTGAAATCGTTAAAGGCGAAGCTTACTTTGTTGATAACAATAGCTTACGTGTAATGGACGAAAAGAGTGCTCAAACTTACAATTTCAAAAATGCAATTATTGCAACTGGTTCTAGACCAATTGAAATTCCTAATTTTGAATTTGGTAACCGTGTTATCGATTCAACAGGTGCATTAAACTTACAAGAAGTACCTGGTAAATTAGTAGTAGTTGGTGGCGGTTATATCGGTTCAGAACTTGGTACTGCATTTGCTAACTTTGGTTCTGAAGTGACTATTCTTGAAGGTGCTAAAGATATCTTAGGTGGCTTTGAGAAACAAATGACTCAACCAGTTAAAAAAGGCATGAAAGAAAAAGGTATCGAAATCGTTACTGAAGCAATGGCTAAATCAGCTGAAGAAACTGAAAATGGCGTAAAAGTTACTTATGAAGCTAAAGGTGAAGAGCAAACTATCGAAGCGGATTATGTATTAGTAACTGTAGGTCGTCGTCCAAATACTGATGAATTAGGCTTAGAAGAATTAGGTCTTAAATTTGGTGAACGCGGATTAATCGAAGTTGATAAACAAAGCCGTACTTCAATCAATAATATCTATGCAATTGGTGATATCGTTCCAGGATTACCTCTTGCTCATAAAGCAAGCTATGAAGCAAAAGTAGCTGCAGAAGCTATTGATGGACAAGCAGCAGAAGTTGATTACATTGGTATGCCTGCAGTATGCTTCACTGAACCAGAATTAGCTCAAGTAGGTTATACTGAAGCTCAAGCGAAAGAAGAAGGTTTATCAATTAAAGCTTCTAAATTCCCTTATGCAGCTAACGGCCGTGCATTATCATTAGATGATACAAACGGTTTCGTTAAATTAATTACACTTAAAGAAGATGACACATTAATTGGTGCTCAAGTAGTAGGTACTGGCGCTTCAGATATTATTTCTGAATTAGGTTTAGCAATCGAATCAGGTATGAATGCTGAAGATATTGCATTAACTGTACATGCTCACCCAACTTTAGGTGAAATGTCTATGGAAGCAGCTGAAAAAGCAATTGGCTACCCAATCCATACTATGTAA
- a CDS encoding UPF0223 family protein translates to MEYQYPLDLDWTNDEMMDVIHFFNKIENYYESSVKGEAVKKAYQNFKQIVPGKAEEKQLFKEFEKSSGYNSYKVVQEVNKNPDQQVFSAKS, encoded by the coding sequence TTGGAATATCAATACCCATTAGATTTAGATTGGACAAATGACGAAATGATGGATGTCATTCATTTCTTTAATAAAATTGAGAACTATTATGAATCATCAGTTAAAGGTGAAGCAGTTAAAAAAGCTTATCAAAATTTCAAACAAATTGTGCCTGGTAAAGCTGAAGAGAAGCAACTTTTTAAAGAATTTGAAAAAAGTAGTGGTTATAATAGCTATAAGGTAGTCCAAGAGGTAAATAAGAACCCTGATCAACAAGTTTTTTCTGCAAAATCTTAA
- a CDS encoding alpha-ketoacid dehydrogenase subunit beta produces the protein MAQMTMVQAINDALKTELKNDEDVLVFGEDVGVNGGVFRVTEGLQKEFGEDRVFDTPLAESGIGGLALGLAVEGFRPVMEIQFLGFVFEVFDSVAGQIARTRFRSGGSKTAPVTIRSPFGGGVHTPELHADNLEGILAQSPGLKVVIPSGPYDAKGLLISSIRSNDPVVYLEHMKLYRSFREEVPEEEYTIDIGKANVKKEGNDITLIAYGAMVQESLKAAEELEKEGYSVEVIDLRTVQPIDIDTLVASVEKTNRAVVVQEAQRQAGVGAQVAAELAERTILSLEAPIARVAAADTVYPFTQAENVWLPNKNDIVEKAKATLEF, from the coding sequence ATGGCACAAATGACAATGGTTCAAGCGATTAATGATGCGCTTAAAACTGAACTTAAAAATGACGAAGACGTTTTAGTTTTCGGTGAAGACGTTGGTGTTAACGGCGGTGTATTCCGTGTTACTGAAGGTTTACAAAAAGAATTTGGTGAAGATCGTGTATTCGATACACCACTTGCAGAATCAGGAATTGGTGGCTTAGCTTTAGGTTTAGCTGTTGAAGGTTTCCGTCCTGTAATGGAAATCCAATTCTTAGGATTCGTATTTGAAGTATTTGACTCAGTAGCTGGACAAATTGCACGTACTCGTTTCCGTTCAGGTGGTTCTAAAACTGCACCTGTAACTATTCGTAGCCCATTTGGTGGCGGTGTGCATACACCAGAATTGCACGCAGATAATTTAGAAGGTATTTTAGCTCAATCTCCTGGTTTGAAAGTGGTTATCCCATCAGGCCCATATGATGCTAAAGGATTATTAATTTCTTCAATTAGAAGTAATGATCCAGTTGTATATTTAGAGCATATGAAATTATATCGTTCATTCAGAGAAGAAGTTCCTGAAGAAGAATACACAATTGATATTGGAAAAGCTAATGTGAAAAAAGAGGGTAATGACATTACTTTAATCGCATACGGTGCAATGGTACAAGAATCATTAAAAGCAGCTGAAGAATTAGAAAAAGAAGGTTATTCAGTTGAAGTGATTGATTTACGTACAGTTCAACCAATTGATATCGATACATTAGTTGCTTCAGTTGAAAAAACGAACAGAGCTGTAGTCGTTCAAGAAGCTCAACGTCAAGCAGGTGTTGGTGCACAAGTTGCAGCTGAATTAGCTGAACGTACAATTCTTTCATTAGAAGCACCTATTGCACGTGTAGCAGCAGCAGATACAGTATATCCATTTACTCAAGCTGAAAATGTTTGGTTACCAAACAAAAATGATATTGTAGAAAAAGCAAAAGCAACTTTAGAGTTTTAA
- a CDS encoding XRE family transcriptional regulator translates to MEIGYKLKNLRKIKNLTQEELAERTDLSKGYISQIESQNASPSMETFLNILEVLGTSASDFFKETEQQKVIYKKEEQVIYDEYDRGYILNWLVTKSNEFEMEPLLLTLKPGASYKTFNPSESDTFVYCLQGQVTLQLGNVCYHASKEDVFYFKANDDHRLFNEGKQEVKILIVATASYL, encoded by the coding sequence ATGGAAATAGGATATAAATTGAAAAATCTGAGAAAAATTAAAAATTTAACACAAGAGGAATTGGCAGAAAGAACAGATCTATCTAAAGGATACATATCCCAGATTGAAAGTCAAAATGCATCGCCTAGTATGGAAACATTTCTAAATATCTTAGAGGTTCTAGGAACATCGGCTAGTGACTTCTTTAAAGAAACAGAACAACAAAAAGTCATTTATAAAAAAGAAGAGCAAGTCATCTATGATGAATACGATAGAGGCTATATTCTAAATTGGCTAGTTACTAAATCTAATGAATTTGAGATGGAACCACTACTTTTAACATTGAAACCTGGTGCATCGTATAAAACATTTAACCCTTCAGAATCGGATACATTCGTTTATTGTTTACAAGGACAAGTGACGTTGCAATTGGGTAATGTTTGTTACCATGCCAGTAAAGAAGATGTGTTTTACTTTAAAGCAAATGATGATCATCGTCTTTTTAATGAAGGAAAGCAGGAAGTGAAAATATTAATTGTTGCAACAGCATCATATTTATAA
- the pdhA gene encoding pyruvate dehydrogenase (acetyl-transferring) E1 component subunit alpha: MAPKLQAQFDAVKVLNDTQSKFEMVQILDVDGNVVNEDLVPDLTDEELVELMERMVWTRILDQRSISLNRQGRLGFYAPTAGQEASQLASQYALEKEDFILPGYRDVPQIIWHGLPLTEAFLFSRGHFKGNQFPEGVNALSPQIIIGAQYVQTAGVAFGLKKRGKNAVAITYTGDGGSSQGDFYEGINFASAYKAPAIFVIQNNNYAISTPRSKQTAATSLAQKAIAVGIPGIQVDGMDALAVYQATKEARERAVAGEGPTLIETMTYRYGPHTMAGDDPTRYRTSDEDAEWEKKDPLVRFRKFLENKGLWNEDKENEVIERAKSDIKAAIKEADKTEKQTVTSLMEIMYEEMPQNLAEQYEIYKEKESK; this comes from the coding sequence ATGGCTCCTAAGTTACAAGCCCAATTCGATGCAGTAAAAGTACTAAATGACACACAGTCGAAATTTGAAATGGTTCAAATTTTAGACGTAGATGGCAACGTTGTAAATGAAGACTTAGTACCTGATTTAACAGATGAAGAATTAGTAGAATTAATGGAAAGAATGGTATGGACACGTATTCTTGATCAACGCTCTATTTCTTTAAATAGACAAGGTCGTTTAGGTTTCTATGCACCAACAGCTGGACAAGAAGCATCACAATTAGCATCTCAATATGCGTTAGAAAAAGAAGATTTTATTCTTCCTGGTTATCGTGATGTGCCACAAATTATTTGGCATGGTTTACCTTTAACTGAAGCATTCTTATTCTCAAGAGGCCACTTTAAAGGTAACCAATTCCCTGAGGGTGTGAATGCACTGAGTCCACAAATCATTATCGGTGCACAGTATGTTCAAACAGCAGGTGTTGCGTTTGGTCTTAAAAAACGAGGCAAAAATGCAGTTGCAATTACTTATACTGGTGATGGTGGTTCATCTCAAGGTGACTTCTATGAAGGTATTAACTTTGCTTCAGCATATAAAGCACCAGCAATTTTTGTTATTCAAAATAACAACTACGCGATTTCAACACCACGTAGTAAACAAACTGCAGCAACTTCATTAGCTCAAAAAGCAATTGCTGTTGGTATCCCTGGTATCCAAGTTGATGGTATGGATGCATTAGCAGTATATCAAGCTACTAAAGAAGCTCGTGAACGTGCAGTTGCAGGTGAAGGCCCAACATTAATCGAAACAATGACATATCGTTACGGACCACATACTATGGCTGGTGACGACCCTACACGTTACAGAACTTCAGATGAAGACGCAGAATGGGAGAAAAAAGATCCATTAGTTCGTTTCAGAAAATTCTTAGAAAATAAAGGTCTTTGGAACGAAGACAAAGAAAATGAAGTTATTGAACGTGCTAAATCAGACATCAAAGCAGCTATTAAAGAGGCCGACAAAACAGAAAAACAAACTGTTACTTCTCTAATGGAAATTATGTATGAAGAAATGCCTCAAAATTTAGCAGAACAATATGAAATTTACAAAGAGAAGGAGTCGAAGTAA
- a CDS encoding dihydrolipoamide acetyltransferase family protein — protein sequence MAFEFRLPDIGEGIHEGEIVKWFVKAGDTIEEDDVLAEVQNDKSVVEIPSPVSGTVEEVLVDEGTVAVVGDIIVKIDAPDAEEMQFKGNHSDDSSSEEPKEEAAKEESASSQESQPAANTQDAEVDENRTIKAMPSVRKYARDNGVNIKAVAGSGKNGRITKEDIDAHLNGGATQATSNESAASTSEETTTTAATQSVPEGDFPETTEKIPAMRKAIAKAMVNSKHTAPHVTLMDEIDVQQLWDHRKKFKEIAAEQGTKLTFLPYVVKALVSALKKYPALNTSFNEEAGEIVHKHYWNIGIAADTDRGLLVPVVKHADRKSIFQISDEINELAVKARDGKLTSDEMKGATCTISNIGSAGGQWFTPVINHPEVAILGIGRIAQKPIVKDGEIVAAPVLALSLSFDHRQIDGATGQNAMNHIKRLLNNPELLLMEG from the coding sequence GTGGCATTTGAATTTAGATTACCCGACATCGGGGAAGGTATCCACGAAGGTGAAATTGTAAAATGGTTTGTAAAAGCTGGAGATACAATTGAAGAAGACGATGTCTTAGCAGAAGTCCAAAATGACAAATCTGTTGTAGAAATCCCTTCACCAGTAAGTGGTACAGTTGAAGAAGTATTAGTAGATGAGGGTACAGTAGCAGTTGTTGGTGACATTATTGTTAAAATTGATGCACCAGATGCTGAAGAAATGCAATTCAAAGGTAATCACAGTGATGATTCATCAAGTGAAGAACCAAAAGAAGAAGCAGCAAAAGAAGAAAGTGCTTCATCACAAGAAAGTCAACCTGCAGCAAATACTCAAGATGCTGAAGTTGATGAAAATAGAACAATTAAAGCAATGCCTTCAGTACGTAAATATGCACGTGACAATGGCGTGAATATTAAAGCAGTTGCTGGTTCTGGTAAAAATGGTCGAATCACAAAAGAAGATATTGACGCACACTTAAACGGTGGCGCTACTCAAGCAACATCTAATGAAAGTGCAGCAAGTACTTCTGAAGAGACTACAACTACAGCAGCAACTCAATCAGTACCAGAAGGCGACTTCCCAGAAACAACTGAAAAAATCCCAGCTATGCGTAAAGCAATTGCCAAAGCAATGGTTAATTCTAAACACACAGCACCACATGTTACATTAATGGATGAAATTGATGTTCAACAATTATGGGATCACCGTAAGAAATTCAAAGAAATCGCAGCTGAACAAGGTACAAAACTTACTTTCTTACCATATGTAGTGAAAGCACTTGTTTCTGCACTTAAAAAATATCCAGCACTTAATACATCATTTAATGAAGAAGCTGGAGAGATTGTACACAAACACTATTGGAACATTGGTATCGCTGCAGATACAGACAGAGGTTTATTAGTGCCTGTTGTTAAACATGCAGATCGTAAATCAATCTTCCAAATCTCAGATGAAATTAACGAACTTGCTGTAAAAGCACGTGACGGTAAATTAACATCTGATGAAATGAAAGGTGCAACATGTACAATCAGTAATATCGGTTCAGCTGGTGGACAATGGTTCACTCCAGTTATTAATCACCCAGAAGTAGCTATCTTAGGAATTGGGCGTATCGCTCAAAAACCGATTGTTAAAGATGGAGAAATTGTAGCTGCTCCAGTTCTTGCATTATCATTAAGCTTTGACCACAGACAAATTGATGGTGCAACTGGACAAAATGCTATGAATCACATCAAGCGTTTATTAAATAATCCAGAATTATTATTAATGGAGGGGTAA